A window of Gemmatimonadales bacterium contains these coding sequences:
- a CDS encoding DUF2182 domain-containing protein, producing MERTAGSLDALIRRDRALALGGVAALAALAWLALARMAGMTSGGATAMPGAMAMPSTAPWGGAELASLIVMWAIMMVAMMAPAAAPLVLLYAGTMRRRATRGEPAVAAWVLLAGYLLVWIGFSALAGTAEWALHGAALVSPATLRAAPALAGGILIAAGLFQFTPLKSACLTHCRSPLHFLTTEWREGAFGALAMGARHGVWCLGCCWLLMALLFVAGVMNLAWVAAIAAFVLLERTVPGGAVAGRVVGALLVGWGAWLVAGA from the coding sequence GTGGAGCGGACGGCAGGCAGCCTTGACGCGCTGATCCGCCGCGACCGGGCGCTCGCGCTCGGCGGGGTCGCGGCGCTGGCGGCGCTCGCGTGGCTCGCGCTCGCGCGCATGGCGGGCATGACATCCGGCGGCGCGACGGCAATGCCCGGCGCGATGGCGATGCCGAGCACGGCGCCGTGGGGCGGGGCGGAGCTCGCGAGCCTCATCGTCATGTGGGCGATCATGATGGTGGCGATGATGGCGCCCGCTGCGGCTCCGCTGGTGCTGCTCTACGCCGGCACGATGCGGCGGCGCGCCACCCGCGGCGAGCCCGCAGTGGCGGCGTGGGTCCTCCTCGCCGGCTATCTCCTCGTCTGGATCGGCTTCAGCGCGCTCGCCGGCACCGCCGAGTGGGCGCTGCACGGCGCGGCGCTCGTCTCGCCGGCCACGCTCCGTGCCGCGCCCGCGCTCGCGGGCGGGATTCTGATCGCGGCCGGTCTCTTCCAGTTCACGCCGCTAAAGTCGGCGTGCCTGACCCATTGCCGGTCTCCGCTGCACTTCCTCACGACCGAGTGGCGCGAGGGCGCCTTCGGCGCGCTCGCGATGGGCGCGCGGCACGGAGTCTGGTGCCTCGGCTGCTGCTGGCTCCTGATGGCGCTGCTCTTCGTGGCGGGGGTAATGAACCTCGCGTGGGTGGCGGCGATCGCGGCATTCGTGCTGCTCGAGCGGACGGTGCCGGGCGGGGCGGTCGCCGGGCGCGTGGTGGGGGCGCTGCTCGTCGGGTGGGGCGCGTGGCTCGTCGCAGGAGCCTGA